A single region of the candidate division WOR-3 bacterium genome encodes:
- a CDS encoding VTT domain-containing protein, with protein sequence MKIKRILSFCGSIVFFFIIVLVSIIFIKNFNFIVNDPEAVRDEIQSYGFVSYLIYFLLYIFQIFFAPVPGQVLNIVSGMLFGPLRGFFISWCAVIVGGFLAMLGVRVFGKKILYFLVEEKALRIEEQITKKGLPLIIFLALFPNPIGDGIFYLAGMTTISLKILIVLIACCRIPGILFYVLAGNWIMDLGPRGWLIGGGGTLVALLLYVVFERRLETAFEKYIQRFNIPKI encoded by the coding sequence ATGAAAATAAAACGAATTTTGAGCTTTTGCGGATCAATTGTTTTTTTCTTTATTATTGTCTTGGTATCAATTATTTTTATAAAAAATTTCAATTTTATCGTCAATGACCCGGAAGCAGTTAGAGATGAAATTCAAAGTTATGGGTTTGTATCCTATCTTATATATTTTTTGCTTTATATTTTCCAGATTTTTTTTGCGCCGGTTCCAGGACAGGTTTTGAATATAGTTTCGGGGATGCTATTTGGACCATTGAGGGGATTTTTTATTTCGTGGTGTGCAGTGATTGTGGGGGGTTTTCTGGCGATGCTAGGGGTAAGAGTTTTCGGCAAAAAGATCCTCTATTTCTTGGTTGAAGAAAAGGCACTACGGATTGAAGAACAAATAACCAAGAAGGGTTTACCCTTGATAATATTTCTGGCACTATTCCCTAATCCTATCGGCGATGGAATCTTTTATCTGGCGGGTATGACTACGATCTCCTTGAAAATCTTGATAGTCCTGATTGCCTGCTGTCGGATTCCCGGGATACTGTTCTATGTTTTGGCGGGGAACTGGATTATGGATCTGGGACCAAGAGGTTGGCTTATCGGGGGTGGTGGGACTTTGGTTGCACTCCTGCTTTATGTCGTATTTGAAAGAAGATTAGAAACTGCTTTTGAGAAATATATTCAAAGATTTAATATTCCGAAGATTTAA
- the ftsY gene encoding signal recognition particle-docking protein FtsY: MPFFYLRNFLGKLSGIFSPSKTTDLSTLEQILLESDVGIKYTNLLLEKIGNEPTRLKDEILKIISIKPPILNPVPPLIILICGVNGSGKTTTVAKLAHRYQKMGSVLLVSADTYRDAASEQLEIWARQTRVEIVRSQKGQDAGAVVYDGLNKAFTKGIDTVLIDTAGRLHTRTDLMEELKKIRRVISKLKPPGPDLTLLTIDATLGQNSIQQAKIFTEELGINGLILTKFDGTAKGGAIIPICAELKIPVLYLGVGEKIEDLIEFKPEEFVQALFED; encoded by the coding sequence ATGCCATTTTTCTATCTTCGCAACTTCTTAGGCAAACTAAGTGGAATCTTCAGCCCCTCAAAGACCACCGATCTATCAACCTTGGAACAGATTCTCCTTGAATCAGATGTCGGAATAAAATACACAAATTTATTACTGGAAAAAATCGGTAATGAACCAACCCGTTTGAAAGACGAAATATTAAAAATCATCAGTATCAAACCACCCATTTTAAATCCCGTCCCTCCGCTCATCATCCTCATCTGTGGGGTCAACGGTTCGGGCAAAACAACAACCGTGGCGAAACTCGCCCATCGGTATCAGAAAATGGGAAGTGTTCTTCTGGTCAGTGCCGACACTTACCGGGATGCCGCATCCGAACAACTTGAAATCTGGGCGCGGCAAACCCGGGTGGAAATAGTCCGTTCTCAGAAAGGGCAGGACGCAGGGGCGGTAGTCTATGATGGTTTGAATAAGGCATTCACCAAAGGAATTGATACTGTTTTGATCGATACTGCCGGTAGGCTCCACACTCGCACCGACCTGATGGAAGAACTGAAAAAGATTAGACGCGTCATTAGTAAGTTAAAACCCCCTGGACCAGATCTCACCCTTCTAACGATTGATGCGACATTGGGACAGAACTCAATCCAACAGGCGAAAATCTTTACCGAGGAATTGGGGATCAACGGTTTGATTCTAACCAAGTTTGATGGCACAGCGAAAGGTGGTGCTATTATTCCTATATGTGCCGAATTAAAAATCCCGGTATTGTATTTAGGGGTTGGCGAAAAGATTGAGGACCTCATTGAATTTAAACCCGAGGAATTTGTTCAAGCCCTTTTTGAAGATTAA